One window of Salvelinus fontinalis isolate EN_2023a chromosome 19, ASM2944872v1, whole genome shotgun sequence genomic DNA carries:
- the si:ch211-67e16.4 gene encoding uncharacterized protein si:ch211-67e16.4, translating to MDISLTVSLMQGQMGTVIERAVSAAVETVLGEMLKVVGIKFDELKREVAAKEKETEGIRQMLDISRSQMKTMRKYMNALGARQQEHSATYRTNQSTAFGHSDPHRLHGSSAAASEAAQSSGLPQPQRRTVTNTHIGITNGNVQSRNQITIALPFDNLAGSSQPSENIIRATSSSFDSHDDLTATVSQALEGPPLITTVSAINSSSEHLEPLKEEPPAPLDPEVSDESQRRREEEEEECQAEWTIITQPPETSTDPEDQPVLSPPRTDGADCFATTAAGSAQPPSQFLSQPRLQVKEEEAEVDIICIKQEPEDVESLLFNLAAEVLNAQGNLLDCHRTVASQGQSDRTVASQGQRERTVASQGQRERTASRPSQSQRTLTEHTVFSSASPCTYGLSQPVMSMSRGVAPRPMVRPWPKDLSLYEEFKMRRTELRRRSQTRRREMEKNLPQHLLADLVKERREKTRLRVARWRAKRKMQACLLTQMSKTQHQTGPGLGQGNSELGNHSPISHHTQHKTTGPTQGQQRNRAALSQSNHSFVYNRSQCESHVDPLHFNSSSLMAGQRGGHNMVEPVMQPAVMSSSQQGLTDSELYQ from the exons ATGGATATCAGTCTAACAGTTTCCCTAATGCAGGGCCAGATGGGTACCGTGATAGAGAGAGCGGTGAGTGCCGCTGTTGAGACGGTGTTAGGGGAGATGCTGAAGGTGGTCGGTATTAAATTCGACGAGCTGAAGAGGGAGGTCGCGGCAAAAGAAAAAGAGACCGAGGGCATCAGACAGATGCTGGACATATCCCGATCTCAGATGAAGACAATGCGGAAGTACATGAACGCTCTGGGTGCCAGGCAGCAGGAGCACTCTGCCACTTACCGGACGAACCAGAGTACAGCATTCGGCCATTCGGATCCGCATAGACTTCACGGTTCCTCAGCGGCTGCATCCGAGGCAGCACAGTCCTCGGGTTTACCACAACCACAGAGAAGGACGGTTACCAACACCCACATTGGCATTACAAATGGAAACGTACAGTCAAGAAATCAAATCACTATCGCCCTACCTTTTGATAACTTGGCCGGTTCCTCCCAACCTTCTGAGAATATTATCAGGGCCACGTCATCATCGTTTGACAGCCACGATGACCTGACTGCCACGGTCTCACAAGCTCTGGAGGGCCCACCATTGATCACCACTGTCTCTGCAATAAACAGTTCATCAGAGCACCTGGAACCTttgaaag aGGAGCCCCCAGCCCCCCTTGACCCCGAGGTGTCTGATGAGagccagaggaggagggaggaggaagaagaagagtgtCAGGCTGAGTGGACCATCATTACACAGCCACCAGAGACCAGCACAGACCCTGAGGACCAGCCGGTCCTCTCCCCACCCAGGACTGACGGAGCAGATTGCTTTGCCACCACGGCTGCTGGGAGTGCCCAGCCACCCTCTCAGTTCCTGTCCCAGCCTCGGCTCcaggtgaaagaggaggaggccgAGGTGGACATCATCTGTATCAAGCAGGAACCTGAGGACGTTGAGAGTTTGCTGTTCAACCTGGCTGCTGAGGTCCTCAACGCCCAGGGAAACCTTTTAGACTGCCACAGGACAGTAGCCTCACAGGGCCAGAGCGACAGGACAGTAGCCtcacagggccagagagagaggacagtagcctcacagggccagagagagaggacagcttCCCGTCCCTCACAGAGCCAGAGGACATTAACAGAGCACACAGTGTTCAGCTCAGCCAGCCCTTGTACAT ATGGGCTGTCCCAGCCAGTGATGTCCATGTCACGCGGAGTTGCTCCCAGGCCGATGGTACGTCCGTGGCCCAAAGACCTGAGTCTCTACGAGGAGTTTAAAATGAGACGAACTGAGCTGAGGAGGAGGAGCCAGACCCGtcggagggagatggagaagaaCCTTCCCCAGCATCTATTAGCTGACCTGGTGAAGGAGAGACGGGAGAAGACCCGGCTCAGAGTGGCCCGCTGGAGAGCCAAGAGGAAGATGCAGGCCTGCCTACTGACTCAGATGAGCAAGACACAACACCAGACTGGACCGGGTCTGGGCCAGGGGAACAGTGAGCTGGGGAATCATAGCCCGATTAGCCACCACACACAGCACAAAACCACAGGCCCTACTCAGGGTCAGCAGAGGAACCGTGCTGCCTTATCTCAGTCCAATCACAGTTTTGTGTACAACAGAAGTCAGTGTGAGAGTCACGTAGACCCTCTCCACTTCAACTCCTCCTCTCTAATGGCGGGGCAACGTGGAGGACACAATATGGTGGAACCTGTGATGCAGCCCGCCGTGATGTCATCCTCACAGCAGGGCCTGACTGACTCAGAGCTCTACCAGTAA